Proteins from a genomic interval of Yarrowia lipolytica chromosome 1E, complete sequence:
- a CDS encoding uncharacterized protein (Compare to YALI0E13211g, similar to Saccharomyces cerevisiae SEC66 (YBR171W); ancestral locus Anc_8.588, similar to uniprot|P33754 Saccharomyces cerevisiae YBR171w SEC66 ER protein-translocation complex subunit): MESSSGVSIYTPFIYFAVLVTALAVFGKIYRSRQAVNLAGVEPWYPDHIPRDIYFTLRDHTSPRPSEKVLKAALLRRSAENIKRIIKTKEAKPHLTALHEAGSIGDDLLHQFTAWEKMIEMELNDCAAEANTYAENWAQTMFATASEIIQNEGLRRRVNELNEKEKAFDADLVQAKVIVA, from the coding sequence ATGgaaagcagcagcggcgTTTCCATCTACACGCCCTTCATCTACTTTGCCGTGCTTGTGACGGCGCTGGCCGTGTTTGGCAAGATCTACCGATCCCGGCAGGCGGTCAACCTGGCAGGAGTCGAACCGTGGTACCCCGATCACATTCCCCGAGACATCTACTTCACTCTGCGGGACCACACGTCGCCCCGTCCATCCGAAaaggtgctcaaggccGCTCTTCTACGACGGTCGGCGGAAAACATCAAGCGAATCATCAAaaccaaggaggccaagccCCATCTGACTGCTCTTCACGAGGCGGGATCCATTGGAGATGATCTGCTGCATCAGTTCACCGCGTGGGAGAAGATGATCGAAATGGAGCTCAACGACTGTGCCGCTGAGGCCAACACATACGCCGAAAACTGGGCCCAAACCATGTTTGCTACTGCGTCGGAGATCATCCAGAACGAGGGTCTGCGAAGACGAGTCAACGAGCTcaacgagaaggagaaggcctTTGATGCCGACCTGGTCCAGGCCAAGGTCATTGTCGCTTAG
- a CDS encoding uncharacterized protein (Compare to YALI0E13189g, weakly similar to uniprot|Q02875 Saccharomyces cerevisiae YPL105c, similar to Saccharomyces cerevisiae SMY2 (YBR172C) and YPL105C; ancestral locus Anc_8.587), whose protein sequence is MSQSSLSFGPEWMRPKSKAPDGKTPLPAVVPNGNKAKMAWSGVAAGKVVTSVPTETKKLSFASAATTTPRKFKKRDLEEPEDLRSDVGSGLLAENSEPVPPESLGDLASPLLPNHGGQRFSAEDMLAVWRNMKDKNVLVKTEVNNQSMYQSIHLNTPSLLQKDQGAGGSLMSKDREGWSPFKSVSVVSSVESPSQGHQSLHQPQQQQAQQQQAQHQHQQQYQADPSAPSSAAMSPTTGTVPSVFDTFNAPAVPPGMGFTASPPKLQHPENIKWMYKDYQGIIQGPFAGPVMHTWWKGGHLDAKLLIRREDDDVWQTVDELISKTSTQEPFLTPLPFVAKQPPVINTQTAFSQQYQQPGVPQQQQQQQQLQGQQQQQGTPQQGGSFQGSTSSFQHYPQHLHGSVSSWGSPAVTPMSPTPWGGSQMGGQATPNNNFGGGGSFFDQPFHGGHSQSSFFDDRSMWRSGSVSNTMSPALSRASSVIFPNDGPHTPTRAGSHTPLAAAASTADVTAADNELLELDSLPLHLKDVIGDDLEEVPTIKEEEPEKKEMKDEGKKDVEPKKEAKEEPEEPLTAKERAKRERDAAKKEKKRKEKEEKQRIKEKMAAEKAERLEREAREKAEKARLEQLRIEQEAIDREEAKKAEAEKAERARRIEEERLAKEAREKEAPWTAKENKKKEKPNKMSLAEIQQLEEFERQKKEAEEKELANAIRAIEEAELQQENSLSASRDEPSFKPTWATAPVASAPAKSLSQIQKEEEAARKKNTITPATAVSSGGVKKYADVLPRRAPVPAAAAVPDAASPWTTVGAHGKRMGEDGMPVRAQTPTAPAAHMAHQYAAQQAAAAQQQAALAARPSAPVAPAAPKVLTPAESFLQWCHGALRGLNAGVNETELIGMLMTLPAEEESTEIIADIVYANSSTLDGRRFAAEFLKRRKIADGDSAVKWSEVIQHAEVAPQDDGWNTAFKVVGKKKRAP, encoded by the exons ATGTCACAgtcttctctttcttttGGTCCCGAATG GATGCGCCCGAAATCCAAGGCGCCCGACGGAAAAACACCACTACCAGCTGTGGTTCCCAATGGCAATAAGGCCAAAATGGCGTGGTCCGGAGTCGCCGCAGGCAAGGTGGTCACGTCTGTGCCCACTGAAACCAAAAAACTGAGCTTTGCCTCTGCCGCCACTACCACCCCTCGCAAGTTCAAGAAACGCGACCTGGAGGAACCCGAGGATCTGCGCTCCGATGTAGGTTCGGGCTTGTTGGCTGAAAATTCGGAGCCCGTGCCACCCGAGTCTCTGGGTGACCTCGCGTCTCCATTGCTGCCCAACCACGGAGGACAACGGTTTTCGGCCGAAGATATGCTTGCAGTATGGCGAAACatgaaggacaagaacgtTCTGGTCAAAACGGAGGTAAACAACCAATCCATGTACCAGAGCATTCATCTCAACACCCCTTCgctgctgcagaaggaCCAGGGTGCAGGAGGTTCGCTGATGTCCAAGGACCGAGAGGGATGGTCTCCATTCAAGAGCGTAAGCGTGGTGAGTTCGGTTGAATCTCCCTCTCAAGGACACCAGTCACTGCAccagccccagcagcagcaagcgcaacagcagcaagcgcagcatcaacatcaacagcaATATCAGGCCGATCCTTCTGCCCCCTCTTCCGCTGCCATGTCGCCTACCACGGGAACGGTGCCCTCGGTGTTTGACACGTTCAATGCTCCCGCTGTGCCTCCCGGGATGGGTTTTACAGCCTCCCCACCCAAGTTGCAGCATCCTGAAAACATCAAGTGGATGTACAAGGACTACCAGGGCATAATCCAGGGTCCGTTTGCTGGTCCCGTTATGCACACTTGGTGGAAGGGCGGCCATCTGGATGCCAAGCTGCTCATTCGACGTGAGGATGACGACGTGTGGCAGACCGTGGACGAGCTCATTTCTAAGACCAGCACCCAGGAGCCGTTCCTGACCCCCTTGCCGTTTGTTGCTAAGCAACCGCCCGTGATCAATACGCAGACGGCTTTCTCGCAGCAGTATCAGCAGCCTGGAGTCccgcagcagcaacagcagcagcagcaacttcaaggccagcagcagcagcaaggaACTCCCCAGCAAGGAGGATCCTTTCAGGGCTCTACTTCTTCCTTCCAGCACTATCCCCAGCATCTGCATGGTAGTGTATCATCCTGGGGAAGTCCTGCTGTGACCCCCATGTCTCCCACACCCTGGGGTGGTTCTCAGATGGGCGGTCAGGCGACCCCCAATAACAATTTCGGCGGTGGAGGCTCGTTTTTCGACCAGCCCTTCCATGGAGGGCATTCGCAGTCGTCTTTCTTTGACGACAGAAGCATGTGGCGAAGTGGCAGCGTCAGCAACACCATGTCTCCTGCTTTGTCGCGAGCTTCGTCCGTCATTTTCCCCAACGACGGTCCCCATACTCCTACCCGGGCCGGATCTCATACTCCTCTtgcggctgctgcttccaCTGCCGATGTGACTGCCGCTGACAacgagctgcttgagctgGATTCGCTGCCCCTGCATCTGAAGGATGTGATTGGAGATGatttggaggaggttccaaccatcaaggaggaggagcctgagaagaaggagatgaaggACGAGGGCAAAAAGGACGTggagcccaagaaggaggccaaggaagagCCTGAGGAGCCTCTTACTGCCAAGGAGCGGGCCAAGCGAGAGCGAGAtgccgccaagaaggagaagaagcggaaggagaaggaggagaagcagcgaatcaaggagaagatggctgCTGAGAAGGCCGAGCGATTGGAGCGGGAGGCTCGggagaaggccgagaaggcgcgtcttgagcagctccgGATCGAGCAGGAGGCCATTGACCgggaggaggccaagaaagccgaggctgagaaggCCGAGCGGGCTCGACggattgaggaggagcgacTGGCAAAGGAGGCccgagagaaggaggcgCCCTGgaccgccaaggagaacaaaaagaaggagaagcccaaTAAAATGTCTCTGGCTgagatccagcagctggaggagtttgagcggcagaagaaggaggccgaggaaAAGGAGCTTGCCAATGCGATCCGAGCTattgaggaggctgagctGCAGCAAGAGAATTCTCTGTCTGCTTCCCGAGACGAGCCCTCTTTCAAGCCCACCTGGGCCACTGCTCCTGTGGCCTCTGCTCCTGCCAAGTCTCTGAGCCAGAttcagaaggaggaggaggctgctcgaaagaagaacaCAATCACTCCGGCAACCGCTGTTTCCTCAGGAGGAGTAAAGAAGTACGCTGACGTGCTTCCTCGGCGAGCCCCTGTccccgctgctgctgctgttcccGACGCTGCTTCTCCCTGGACTACTGTAGGAGCCCACGGTAAGCGAATGGGAGAGGATGGAATGCCTGTTCGAGCCCAGACCCCTACTGCCCCTGCTGCTCACATGGCTCACCAGTACGCTGCCCAGCaggccgctgctgctcagcaACAGGCTGCTCTTGCAGCTCGCCCCTCTGCGCCAGTGGCTCCCGCTGCCCCCAAGGTGCTCACTCCCGCTGAGTCTTTCTTGCAATGGTGCCATGGAGCTCTCAGAGGTCTAAACGCCGGAGTCAATGAGACCGAGCTGATCGGTATGCTCATGACTCTGCCtgcagaggaggagtccaccGAGATCATTGCCGACATTGTGTACGCCAACTCGTCGACTCTGGACGGTCGACGGTTTGCTGCCGAGTTCCTCAAGCGAAGAAAGATTGCTGATGGTGACTCTGCTGTCAAATGGAGCGAGGTGATTCAGCATGCCGAGGTTGCTCCTCAGGATGATGGATGGAACACCGCCTTCAAGGTGGttggcaagaagaagcgggCTCCTTAG
- a CDS encoding uncharacterized protein (Compare to YALI0E13277g, uniprot|O93814 Yarrowia lipolytica Elongation factor 3 (EF-3)): MSAQKEAAITHKTLSELFEKLSVSDSLESRLEAANNVATFVNQGDVIEHDVPNQLLAATKAKLNQKKDQAAVLNALQLLNSLATSSSVAPNVEPYLVEAITDVLAKAGDKDKQIQDAAAKTAKDIAQCITPRSVKFILPLIIESLVNTNKWPEKVAALECISILVTVARDQVALRMPELIPVLSEAMWDTKKEVKEQATATITKSTDTIDNKDIIKFIPALIACISKPTEVPETVHILGATTFVSEVTTATLSIMAPLLSRGLAERDTAIKRKAAVIVDNMCKLVDDPQVVAPFLETLYPALKTNYANIADPEARDVTLRALNTLKRVGEIVDDKIPEVSTAGDTKVNLAILEKLLEPFKVDTKKFGLMMQFIASISGDLIDERLTHEADWAESLVAFMVTILPEKDARTVIESLRKQAIANIPGATNFEEEDDEGEDLCNCEFSLAYGAKILLNRTQLRLKRGRRYGLCGPNGAGKSTLMRAIANGQVEGFPTQEECRTVFVDHDIDGTHADTNVVDYVRKTAGESIGTEEEVRKQLLDFLFTDEMTRMPITSLSGGWKMKLALATAVLRKADILLLDEPTNHLDTVNVAWLVNYLNTCGITSIIVSHDSGFLDNVCEYIIHYERFKLRKYKGNLSEFVKKVPSAKSYYELGASEINFSFPEPGFLEGVKTKQKAIVKVQNMTFQYPGTTKPQIRNVSFQCSLSSRIAVIGPNGAGKSTLINVLTGELLPTSGEVYAHENCRIAYIKQHAFAHIDSHLDSTPSEYIQWRFQTGEDRETMDRANRQITDSDEAAMNKIYKIEGTPRRVAGVHARRKFKNSYEYECSFLLGENLGMKSEKWIPMGSVDNAWIPRSELMESHSKLVAEVDMKEALASGQFRPLTKKEIEAHCALLGLEPELVSHSRIRGLSGGQKVKLVLAACTWQRPHLIVLDEPTNYLDRDSLGALSRAIKRFEGGVVIITHSAEFTKDLTEEVWAVMDGVMTPSGHNWVSGQGSGPRLGKKEGDEEEKFDAMGNKIVSEKKKAKLSAAELRKKKKERMKRKKEQGDAYVSSDDDF; encoded by the coding sequence ATGAGTGCTCAGAAGGAAGCCGCCATTACGCACAAGACGCTCTCTGAGCTCTTTGAGAAGCTCTCTGTCAGCGACTCTCTGGAGTCTCGACTTGAGGCTGCCAACAACGTTGCCACCTTTGTTAACCAGGGCGACGTGATTGAGCACGATGTTCCTaaccagctgctggctgccaccaaggccaagctgaaccagaagaaggaccagGCTGCCGTTCTCAACGCtctgcagctgctcaactcTCttgccacctcctcctccgttgCCCCCAACGTGGAGCCCTACCTTGTTGAGGCCATCACTGATGTGCTCGCCAAGGCCGGtgacaaggacaagcagATCCAGGACGCCGCCGCCAAGACCGCCAAGGATATTGCTCAGTGCATCACTCCTCGATCCGTCAAGTTCATTCTGCCCCTGATCATCGAGTCTCTTGTTAACACCAACAAGTGGCCCGAGAAGGTTGCTGCTCTCGAGTGCATTTCCATCCTGGTCACCGTTGCCCGAGACCAGGTTGCCCTGCGAATGCCCGAGCTCATCCCCGTCCTCTCCGAGGCCATGTGGgacaccaagaaggaggtcaaggagcaggccaccgccaccatcaccaagtcCACCGACACCATTGACAACAAGGATATCATCAAGTTCATCCCCGCCCTGATTGCCTGTATCTCCAAGCCCACCGAGGTCCCCGAGACTGTGCACATTCTCGGTGCCACCACCTTTGTGTCCGAGgtcaccaccgccacccTCTCCATCATGGCTCCTCTGCTGTCCCGAGGTCTTGCTGAGCGAGACACCGCCATCAAGCGAAAGGCCGCCGTCATTGTCGATAACATGTGTAAGCTGGTCGACGACCCCCAGGTTGTTGCTCCCTTCCTTGAGACCCTTTACCCCGCTCTCAAGACTAACTACGCCAACATTGCCGACCCCGAGGCTCGAGACGTTACTCTGCGAGCTCTCAACACCCTGAAGCGAGTTGGTGAGATTGTTGACGACAAGATCCCCGAGGTTTCCACCGCCGGTGACACCAAGGTCAACCTTGCCATcctcgagaagctgctcgagCCCTTCAAGGTCGACACCAAGAAGTTCGGCCTCATGATGCAGTTCATTGCCTCCATCTCAGGTGACCTCATTGACGAGCGTCTCACCCACGAGGCCGACTGGGCCGAGTCTCTGGTTGCCTTCATGGTTACCATTCTCCCCGAGAAGGATGCTCGAACCGTCATTGAGTCTCTCCGAAAGCAGGCCATCGCCAACATCCCCGGTGCCACCAactttgaggaggaggacgacgagggcGAGGATCTGTGTAACTGTGAGTTCTCTCTGGCTTACGGTGCTAAGATTCTGCTGAACCGAACCCAGCTGCGACTCAAGCGAGGCCGACGATACGGTCTCTGTGGTCCTAACGGTGCTGGTAAGTCCACCCTGATGCGAGCCATTGCCAACGGTCAGGTCGAGGGTTTCCCCACCCAGGAGGAGTGTCGAACTGTCTTCGTCGACCACGACATTGACGGTACCCACGCCGACACCAACGTTGTCGACTACGTCCGAAAGACCGCCGGTGAGTCCATCGGtactgaggaggaggtccgaaagcagctgcttgacTTCCTGTTCACTGACGAGATGACCCGAATGCCCATCACCTCTCTGTCTGGTGGATGGAAGATGAAGCTGGCTCTTGCCACTGCCGTCCTCCGAAAGGCCGATATCCTGCTGCTTGATGAGCCTACCAACCATCTGGATACCGTCAACGTTGCTTGGCTGGTCAACTACCTTAACACCTGTGGTATCACCTCCATCATCGTCTCCCACGACTCTGGTTTCCTCGATAACGTCTGTGAGTACATCATTCACTACGAGCGATTCAAGCTCCGAAAGTACAAGGGTAACCTGTccgagtttgtcaagaaggTTCCTTCCGCCAAGTCTTACTACGAGCTTGGAGCCTCCGAGATTAACTTCTCTTTCCCCGAGCCCGGTTTCCTCGAGGGTGTCAAGACCAAGCAGAAGGCTATTGTCAAGGTCCAGAACATGACCTTCCAGTACCCCGGTACCACCAAGCCCCAGATCCGAAACGTCTCTTTCCAGTGCTCTCTGTCTTCTCGAATTGCCGTTATCGGTCCCAACGGTGCTGGTAAGTCCACTCTTATCAACGTCCTGACCGGTGAGCTGCTCCCCACCTCCGGTGAGGTTTACGCCCACGAGAACTGTCGAATTGCTTACATCAAGCAGCACGCCTTTGCCCATATTGACTCCCATCTTGACTCCACCCCCTCTGAGTACATCCAGTGGCGATTCCAGACCGGTGAGGATCGAGAGACCATGGACCGAGCCAACCGACAGATCACCGACTCCGATGAGGCTGCCATGAACAAGATCTACAAGATCGAGGGCACCCCCCGACGAGTTGCTGGTGTTCACGCCCGACGAAAGTTCAAGAACTCttacgagtacgagtgtTCTTTCCTGCTCGGTGAGAACCTTGGCATGAAGTCCGAGAAGTGGATCCCCATGGGTTCCGTCGACAACGCCTGGATCCCCCGATCCGAGCTCATGGAGTCCCACTCCAAGCTGGTTGCTGAGGTTGATATGAAGGAGGCCCTTGCTTCCGGACAGTTCCGACCTCTtaccaagaaggagattgaggccCACTGcgccctccttggtctcgagCCCGAGCTTGTCTCTCACTCTCGAATCCGAGGTCTGTCTGGTGGTCAGAAGGTCAAGCTTGTGCTTGCCGCCTGTACCTGGCAGCGACCCCATCTTAtcgtccttgatgagcCTACCAACTATCTGGATCGAGACTCTCTTGGAGCTCTGTCTCGAGCTATCAAGCGATTCGAGGGTGGTGTTGTCATCATTACCCATTCCGCTGAGTTCACCAAGGATCTTACCGAGGAGGTCTGGGCCGTTATGGATGGTGTCATGACTCCTTCCGGCCACAACTGGGTCTCTGGTCAGGGATCTGGTCCCCGACTtggaaagaaggagggtgacgaggaggagaagttcGACGCCATGGGCAACAAGATTGTgtccgagaagaagaaggccaagcttTCCGCTGCCGAGCtccgaaagaagaagaaggagcgaatgaagcgaaagaaggagcagggtGATGCTTACGTCTCTTCCGATGACGACTTCTAA
- a CDS encoding uncharacterized protein (Compare to YALI0E13233g, similar to Saccharomyces cerevisiae NPL4 (YBR170C); ancestral locus Anc_8.589, similar to uniprot|P33755 Saccharomyces cerevisiae YBR170c NPL4 nuclear protein localization factor and ER translocation component) gives MVSTADTNSCGIVPRLTQILRFRSKKGTLRAEAQPTDLFDVAFKKLTEDLPDIDPATITLATSPTGKQEPASRLLGKTVQKLGLNHGDMLFVSYTDSAPRAAVEAVTAETAPQMTAAHIRDATKQLPVDDYLEKQDGKIKRQLSALQQRKFGSRGMGEDTLPVDPWDEEYLKEQKIKHMSYHAYVKKLNSQANKKNGGGYIAPLNVSDFGVSKSCTGAHAPWPEGICSRCQPSAITLQSQPFRMVDHVEFAESGMINSFIEPWRQSGTQRIGWMYGHYEPYELVPLGIKAVVEAIYEPAQSGEYDGITITEITQADGQPQPPHIATAEACGLVPLGVIFTDLVDAGNGDGSVICKRHADSYFLSSLEVAFAGAMQARFPNKSRWSPTSEFSSKFVTAVISGNPKGEIDVSCYQVSEQCEAMARADLIEPSINPSVLLVKEATKTRYVPDVFYKKNNEYGRTVLQGANPQLPVDYMLVTLTHGFPQDPRPLFSSGLSSFPVENRELIGVTQSPQALGKALDSGSAGGAVSNFHLLSYIQSMGVLSAEEFQLLAKVATEKKDEDVSRLVASEGWNNLLLIIQ, from the coding sequence ATGGTGAGTACtgcagacacaaacagctgtGGAATTGTGCCCAGACTAACTCAGATCCTGCGATTCCGGTCCAAAAAGGGCACTCTTCGAGCGGAGGCCCAGCCCACAGATCTCTTCGATGTGGCGTTCAAGAAGCTCACTGAAGACCTGCCAGACATCGATCCCGCCACAATCACCCTTGCCACGTCACCCACAGGCAAGCAGGAACCGGCCTCTCGTCTTCTGGGTAAAACCGTCCAGAAGCTGGGGCTTAATCATGGTGATATGCTGTTTGTCAGCTACACAGACTCGGCCCCACGAGCTGCTGTGGAGGCTGTGACGGCCGAAACCGCTCCCCAAATGACCGCGGCACACATTCGAGACGCCACCAAACAATTGCCTGTCGATGACTATCTCGAGAAACAAGATGGAAAGATCAAGCGACAGCTATCAGCACTCCAGCAGCGAAAGTTTGGATCCAGAGGTATGGGCGAAGACACTCTTCCAGTCGACCCCTGGGACGAGGAGtatctcaaggagcagaagatTAAGCATATGAGCTACCATGCCTACGTCAAAAAGCTCAATTCGCAGGCGAACAAGAAGAATGGAGGCGGATACATTGCCCCCCTGAATGTGTCGGATTTCGGAGTGTCCAAGAGCTGTACAGGAGCCCATGCTCCCTGGCCCGAAGGAATCTGTTCCCGATGCCAGCCCTCGGCTATTACTCTGCAATCACAGCCTTTTCGAATGGTTGATCATGTGGAGTTTGCAGAGTCAGGTATGATCAACAGCTTTATTGAGCCCTGGCGTCAGTCCGGAACACAGCGTATCGGCTGGATGTACGGCCACTACGAACCCTACGAACTTGTGCCTCTCGGCATCAaggctgttgttgaggCAATCTATGAGCCTGCCCAGAGTGGTGAGTATGACGGTATCACCATTACTGAAATTACCCAGGCAGACGGTCAgcctcaacctcctcataTTGCCACTGCCGAGGCGTGTGGACTGGTGCCTCTGGGCGTCATTTTCACCGATCTGGTTGATGCTGGCAATGGAGATGGTTCTGTCATCTGCAAACGACACGCGGATTCGTACTTTTTGTCGTCTCTGGAGGTGGCATTCGCTGGAGCCATGCAGGCACGTTTCCCCAACAAGTCGCGGTGGTCACCAACGTCTGAATTTTCGTCCAAGTTTGTCACTGCCGTGATTTCCGGTAACCCCAAGGGCGAGATTGATGTATCGTGCTACCAGGTGTCTGAGCAGTGTGAGGCTATGGCCCGCGCAGATCTCATCGAGCCCAGCATCAACCCGtcggtgctgctggtcaaGGAAGCTACAAAGACACGATATGTTCCCGACGTGTTTtacaagaagaacaacGAGTACGGACGGACGGTGCTCCAGGGAGCCAACCCACAGCTTCCTGTAGACTACATGTTGGTTACACTGACCCATGGCTTCCCCCAGGACCCCAGGCCTTTGTTCTCATCCGGCCTGTCGTCTTTCCCTGTGGAGAACCGAGAGCTGATTGGAGTGACCCAGAGCCCCCAGGCACTAGGAAAGGCTCTGGACTCTGGgtctgctggaggagctgtttCCAACTTCCATCTGCTGAGCTACATTCAGTCCATGGGTGTGCTATCTGCTGAGGAGTTCCAGTTGTTGGCCAAGGTGGCTACGGAAAAGAAGGATGAGGACGTGAGTCGGTTGGTTGCCAGTGAGGGCTGGAACAATCTACTGTTGATCATCCAGTGA
- a CDS encoding uncharacterized protein (Compare to YALI0E13255g, similar to Saccharomyces cerevisiae SSE2 (YBR169C) and SSE1 (YPL106C); ancestral locus Anc_8.590, similar to uniprot|P32589 Saccharomyces cerevisiae YPL106c SSE1 heat shock protein of HSP70 family): protein MTTPIGLDFGNYHSYVCAAQRGNLDVLANEVSNRSTPSLVGFSFKNRYLGETAKSNEVSNLKNTVGSLQRIIGRAGDDPEFLAQQKFVSSKLLPVDGQAGAEVTYKGEKRQFTATQLTGMYLNKIKQTAITETKSQVSDICIAVPVWFNEQQRLAIKDAAAIAGLNCVRVANDVTAAAVGWGVFKNNDLPVDKPKLVCFVDVGHSSYTVSVVAFKKGECKVLGTAYDQHFGGRDFDALIAQHFAEIFKKKYKIDVNTNPKAAARVMAQSERLKKILSANSSAPFNIESVMNDVDVSSSMTREELEEAAAPLLKRAHIPVEEALKRAGVTPDQLDNIEVIGGSSRIPSVKEVLSKVFNKPLSYTANAEESTARGAAFICAMHSPTMRVRPFKFEDYNLNSVTYSWNPVEGEDVSELEVFPEGGYYPNTKVITLHRAAAFDVTARYTNPDTLPEGTNQFICKWTISGMQGKEPAVCKLKLRQDPSGIFTIEDAYVAEEVEVEEPIEGAEPAEEGGEIPTQTVKKWVKKTDLKIEAQGLGLSQKQLQEQIELENSMIMEDKLVADTEDRKNALEEYIYEMRGKLEDIYADFASDAEKANLREKMEKIEDWLYGAGEDAKKALYIAKYEELASIGNLIKGRYNAKQEEERQAKVAKKEAANQAKLAEMMAAKRKEKKDADGDVEVPDVE from the coding sequence ATGACCACCCCCATTGGATTGGATTTTGGTAACTACCACTCCTACGTCTGCGCCGCCCAGCGAGGCAACCTTGACGTTCTCGCCAACGAGGTGTCCAACCGAAGCACACCCTCTCTTGTTGGTTTCTCCTTCAAGAACCGATACCTTGGAGAGACCGCAAAGTCCAACGAGGTGTCCAACCTGAAGAACACCGTTGGTTCTCTGCAGCGAATCATTGGCCGAGCCGGCGATGATCCCGAGTTCCTTGCCCAGCAGAAGTTTGTCTCTTCCAAGCTGCTCCCCGTCGACGGCCAGGCCGGTGCCGAGGTCACCTACAAGGGTGAGAAGCGACAGTTCACCGCCACCCAGCTCACCGGTATGTacctcaacaagatcaagcAGACCGCCATCACCGAGACCAAGTCCCAGGTCTCCGATATCTGCATTGCTGTTCCCGTTTGGTTCaacgagcagcagcgacttgccatcaaggacgCTGCTGCCATTGCCGGTCTTAACTGCGTCCGAGTGGCCAACGACGTGACCGCCGCCGCTGTCGGATGGGGTGTTTTCAAGAACAATGATCTGCCCGTtgacaagcccaagcttGTCTGCTTCGTCGACGTTGGACACTCCTCTTACACCGTGTCCGTCGTTGCCTTCAAGAAGGGAGAGTGCAAGGTCCTGGGTACCGCCTACGACCAGCACTTTGGTGGCCGAGACTTTGATGCTCTGATTGCTCAGCACTTTGCCGAGatcttcaagaagaagtacaagATCGACGtcaacaccaaccccaaggctgctgcccGAGTCATGGCCCAGTCCGAGCGACTCAAGAAGATTCTGTCTGCCAACTCTTCTGCTCCCTTTAACATTGAGTCCGTCATGAACGACGTTGATGTCTCTTCCTCCATGACCCGagaggagctcgaggaggctgctgccccTCTTCTCAAGCGAGCCCACATTCCCGTCGAGGAGGCTCTTAAGCGAGCCGGTGTCACCCCCGATCAGCTCGACAACATTGAGGTCATTGgtggttcttctcgaaTCCCCTCTGTCAAGGAGGTCCTGTCCAAGGTCTTCAACAAGCCTCTGTCTTACACTGCCAACGCCGAGGAGTCCACCGCTCGAGGTGCCGCCTTCATCTGTGCCATGCACTCCCCCACCATGCGAGTCCGACCCTTCAAGTTTGAGGACTACAACCTCAACTCCGTCACCTACTCGTGGAACCCCGTTGAGGGCGAGGATGTCTCTGAGCTCGAGGTCTTCCCCGAGGGAGGCTACTACCCCAACACCAAGGTCATCACTCTTCACCGAGCTGCTGCCTTTGATGTTACTGCCCGATACACCAACCCCGACACTCTGCCCGAGGGAACCAACCAGTTCATCTGCAAGTGGACCATCTCCGGCATGCAGGGCAAGGAGCCCGCTGTCTGCAAGCTCAAGCTGCGACAGGACCCCTCCGGCATCTTCACCATTGAGGACGCTTACgttgccgaggaggttgaggttgaggagccCATTGAGGGAGCCGAGCCCGCTGAGGAGGGCGGAGAGATCCCCACTCAGACTGTTAAGAAGTGggtcaagaagaccgaCCTCAAGATCGAGGCCCAGGGCCTGGGTCTGTCTcagaagcagctgcaggagcagattgagctggagaacTCCATGATCATGGAGGACAAGCTCGTTGCTGACACCGAGGACCGAAAGAACGCCCTCGAGGAGTACATTTACGAGATGCGAggcaagctggaggacatTTACGCTGACTTTGCCTCCgacgccgagaaggccaacctccgagagaagatggagaagattgaggacTGGCTCTACGGTGCCGGTGaggacgccaagaaggctcttTACATTGCCAAGtacgaggagctggcttCCATCGGAAACCTCATCAAGGGCCGATACAACgccaagcaggaggaggagcgacaGGCCAAggttgccaagaaggaggctgccaacCAGGCCAAGCTTGCTGAGATGATGGCTGCCAAGcgaaaggagaagaaggatgcCGATGGCGATGTCGAGGTTCCCGACGTCGAGTAA